The following are encoded together in the Vibrio splendidus genome:
- a CDS encoding DUF2804 domain-containing protein — MIKTNPAPHSLIDSNGQPIIGHFDGIPKHLNIESFDYRNSMDSKANSWQKHFHYKQFQFVSIVTDTHIIGVAIADIRYLGSAFCYLYDIENNHLEESSWLRPLGFDKQVTASPFDGTTNIAGQSITFDIKDGQWRVCLNTKLIKADIALEPEADSLPLAMCSPTGYSGWTYTQKHNALRISGEIQIKGESLVLEQARAGYDFSAGYMRRETSWRWASINTQSNGTDIGLNLAAGVNETGGCENVLWVNGTRHLLNPVQFTFSRQDTNLPWQITSQDGRINLTFTPLNNRSEKLNLWLLKSNFRQFIGHFSGSIEDNNGVTHRLVGVLGLTEDHFARW, encoded by the coding sequence ATGATAAAAACAAACCCAGCCCCACACAGTTTGATTGATTCTAATGGTCAGCCGATCATTGGACATTTCGATGGCATCCCCAAGCACCTGAACATCGAGAGCTTTGACTACCGAAACTCGATGGATTCAAAAGCAAACTCTTGGCAGAAGCACTTCCACTACAAACAATTCCAATTTGTCAGCATTGTCACCGACACGCACATTATTGGTGTCGCTATCGCGGATATTCGCTACTTAGGCTCGGCATTTTGTTATCTGTACGATATTGAAAACAACCATCTAGAAGAGTCATCTTGGTTGAGGCCATTAGGGTTTGATAAACAAGTTACCGCTTCGCCATTTGACGGCACGACAAACATTGCAGGCCAAAGCATCACCTTTGATATTAAAGACGGGCAATGGCGAGTTTGCTTGAATACCAAACTCATCAAGGCCGATATCGCTTTAGAGCCTGAAGCCGACAGCTTGCCCTTGGCGATGTGCAGCCCAACGGGTTATTCAGGTTGGACTTACACCCAAAAGCACAATGCTTTGCGCATCAGCGGTGAAATCCAAATCAAGGGAGAATCACTTGTTCTCGAACAAGCTCGTGCCGGTTATGACTTTTCAGCGGGCTACATGAGACGCGAAACCAGCTGGCGCTGGGCAAGCATCAACACGCAATCCAATGGCACAGATATTGGCCTAAACCTCGCGGCGGGCGTGAATGAAACCGGAGGCTGCGAAAACGTGTTATGGGTCAATGGAACCAGACACTTGCTTAACCCGGTACAGTTTACGTTCAGTCGCCAAGACACGAACTTGCCTTGGCAGATAACATCACAAGATGGACGTATAAACCTGACCTTTACGCCCTTAAATAACCGCAGCGAAAAGCTCAATTTATGGCTGTTAAAGAGTAACTTTCGTCAGTTCATTGGTCACTTTTCTGGCTCGATTGAAGACAACAATGGAGTGACACATCGACTCGTTGGTGTTCTTGGCCTAACAGAAGATCACTTTGCTCGCTGGTAA
- a CDS encoding helix-turn-helix domain-containing protein translates to MSFKNPIPERLKQARKKAKLSQKSLGESIGMDASSASPRMNQYEKGKHAPDVQTLKLIADELGVPLNYFFCEDESSAELACMIYEMTESERKKLIAALSQKKDL, encoded by the coding sequence GTGTCATTTAAAAACCCAATCCCAGAGCGACTCAAACAAGCTCGAAAAAAAGCAAAGCTCTCTCAAAAATCCCTGGGAGAAAGCATAGGTATGGATGCAAGTTCAGCAAGCCCTCGAATGAATCAATACGAGAAAGGCAAGCACGCCCCAGATGTTCAAACCTTAAAGCTAATCGCCGATGAGCTTGGTGTGCCGCTCAATTATTTCTTCTGTGAAGATGAAAGCTCTGCTGAACTGGCGTGCATGATCTATGAAATGACAGAGAGCGAAAGAAAGAAACTTATTGCAGCACTGAGCCAGAAGAAAGACTTATAA
- a CDS encoding KAP family P-loop NTPase fold protein, which yields MAGGDINFDWKEPVLGEDSEGNPIELFPIDTLHRGKYAKFLHGYLVDNSSQNGYVLNLNAQWGAGKTYFINRWIDSIKEKHPVVYVDAWKQDYSDDPMLTVISSIINALEVHLPDGNQKAIALKNKATRFFKAAAPLLAKGLIKKATGMNIDEINPKDDNDSLNTDLYNLSGEAGAALAKCLVDDHNEKLKTVEYLREDIKSLIKAIDPKKNLQIPAFVFIDELDRCRPSYAVEMLEVIKHFFELEDIVFVVATDTAQLQHAVKAVYGEGFDAQTYLGRFFRRRYSLPISKSRYEFVKNMIGEDYAIKPSWNSYAPAIEVGGNLWNLISIVAGRFNLSLRDTEQLADKFLAVLSSADKSMNPYLLLTLFALRDKHYSVYECWVGSDINATTLQKVMESAGLDKTSLPLHRGNSGYFVAIEDTEAVDFSLYEMLYCMDKYSSFKSYGDKSSEERSLRANSRGDDYDAGEKNYIQLNFLGLAAKKSDYIDWVEYAVSFDE from the coding sequence ATGGCAGGTGGCGATATTAATTTTGATTGGAAAGAACCCGTACTAGGTGAAGACAGTGAAGGAAATCCAATAGAGCTTTTCCCTATAGATACGTTACACAGAGGTAAGTACGCTAAATTTCTACATGGCTACCTTGTCGATAACTCATCACAGAATGGTTACGTTCTTAATCTGAACGCACAGTGGGGAGCAGGAAAGACCTATTTCATCAATCGTTGGATAGATAGCATCAAAGAAAAGCATCCTGTTGTGTATGTCGATGCATGGAAGCAGGACTATTCAGACGACCCTATGTTGACGGTTATCTCGTCTATTATTAACGCTCTTGAAGTACACCTACCTGATGGGAATCAGAAGGCGATAGCGCTGAAAAATAAAGCTACTCGTTTCTTTAAGGCTGCAGCACCACTACTAGCTAAAGGCTTAATTAAGAAAGCTACGGGTATGAACATCGACGAGATTAACCCAAAGGATGACAACGACTCGTTGAACACAGACCTATATAACTTGAGCGGTGAAGCTGGTGCGGCACTAGCCAAGTGTTTAGTTGATGACCACAACGAGAAGTTAAAGACCGTCGAATATCTTCGTGAAGACATCAAATCTCTAATTAAAGCTATCGACCCAAAGAAGAACCTACAGATACCTGCGTTTGTATTTATCGATGAGTTAGACCGCTGCCGCCCAAGTTACGCTGTCGAGATGCTAGAGGTAATTAAGCACTTCTTTGAGCTGGAGGATATTGTTTTTGTTGTGGCGACGGATACTGCGCAACTACAACACGCGGTTAAGGCTGTTTACGGTGAAGGATTCGATGCGCAAACATACCTCGGACGATTTTTTCGTCGACGCTACTCTCTACCGATTTCTAAGTCGAGATATGAGTTTGTTAAGAATATGATTGGTGAGGATTATGCGATAAAACCTAGTTGGAATAGCTATGCCCCTGCTATTGAGGTGGGCGGAAACTTATGGAATCTAATATCCATAGTTGCGGGTAGATTTAACTTGTCTTTAAGAGATACAGAACAGTTAGCTGATAAGTTTTTAGCGGTACTTAGTAGTGCTGATAAGTCGATGAACCCGTACTTACTCCTAACGTTGTTTGCGCTAAGGGACAAACACTATAGTGTGTATGAATGTTGGGTAGGGTCTGATATTAACGCAACAACACTCCAAAAAGTAATGGAGAGTGCTGGCTTAGATAAAACATCCTTACCCTTACATCGTGGCAACTCGGGGTACTTTGTAGCGATTGAAGATACGGAAGCAGTGGATTTCAGCTTGTATGAGATGTTGTATTGCATGGATAAGTACAGCTCATTTAAATCGTATGGTGATAAGAGTTCTGAAGAGCGATCCTTACGTGCAAACTCTAGAGGAGACGACTACGATGCAGGTGAAAAGAACTATATTCAATTAAACTTTCTAGGGCTAGCAGCCAAGAAAAGTGATTATATAGACTGGGTAGAATACGCTGTTTCTTTTGACGAATAG
- a CDS encoding DUF4238 domain-containing protein: MSQTVRQHYVPRVYLKAWACPKGKVEVLDKKTGKIFTPAVENICLEKYFYENPKLPPTNEIENMFCDYEGKFGKTRDFLSAIKNNAIELSQPISETLASALNALPDHLRILKEFACISYFRTPKAFQEMLKQLKTDNNPEAAKAIKQLESPYALNKQAFESTILERFKKMHIAILFSETDLTTGDTPCIPLAGGTGHSNYAYDIGRHEASFATMAITSNIAVMFMPNLTADNPIIIPRDMPKELSLQLNEIIMEHSQRWVISTPSIAA, encoded by the coding sequence ATGTCGCAAACGGTAAGGCAACATTACGTACCAAGAGTTTATTTAAAAGCCTGGGCATGTCCAAAAGGAAAGGTCGAGGTTCTAGATAAAAAAACAGGGAAAATTTTCACTCCCGCAGTAGAGAACATTTGTCTTGAGAAGTACTTTTATGAAAACCCAAAACTTCCTCCAACAAATGAAATTGAAAATATGTTTTGTGATTATGAAGGGAAGTTTGGGAAAACTAGAGATTTTTTGTCTGCTATTAAAAACAACGCTATCGAATTGTCTCAGCCTATATCAGAAACATTAGCCAGTGCACTAAATGCATTACCAGATCATTTACGAATATTAAAAGAATTTGCATGCATTTCATATTTTCGTACACCCAAAGCCTTTCAGGAAATGCTAAAACAGCTAAAAACAGACAATAATCCTGAAGCGGCAAAAGCAATAAAACAGTTAGAGTCCCCTTATGCTCTTAATAAGCAAGCCTTTGAATCTACAATATTGGAAAGGTTTAAAAAAATGCATATTGCTATTTTATTCAGTGAAACGGATTTAACTACAGGAGATACACCGTGCATTCCGCTAGCGGGAGGCACAGGACATTCAAATTATGCTTATGATATAGGAAGGCATGAAGCTTCATTTGCAACTATGGCTATTACATCAAACATTGCAGTCATGTTCATGCCTAACTTAACAGCAGATAATCCCATTATTATTCCAAGAGATATGCCTAAAGAGCTGTCTCTCCAACTAAATGAAATTATTATGGAGCACTCTCAGCGTTGGGTGATAAGCACTCCAAGTATAGCAGCCTAA
- a CDS encoding DEAD/DEAH box helicase, producing the protein MLRKWQSECSDRALKKYQSNCSHFFCQATPGAGKTVLAANIASRLLQSDMVDLVLCFSPSLTVSDGIKRTFSSRLKCTFNGGMGSVGQSLTYQSIQFLNDEFWQTLRNHRVFVVFDEIHHCSGSEVENANIWGQQVLTKIQGLATFTLALSGTPWRSDSLPIVMGEYSDPDGQLLVDYQYTLKQAIADGVCRTPKIVLVDNEHLSVSSREKVESFSSILEMLKQTKASYQSVIHNQEAMEYLLGLGCEQLEKVRLRSPNAGGLIVAASVQHAQTIKEILSQKFGQTVSIVTYRHEEPLAEIERYRQSDAQWIVSVGMISEGTDIPRLQVCCHMSSVKTELYFRQVLGRILRVNNTINQQAWLFTFAEQSLIEFSERIEQDIPESRLYVSMGKPIETEFSGRRNSLSVAPPLEPQNSARTTVSWESSTESSNSLYGALGMFDELRLGAFKQRVISAFSSM; encoded by the coding sequence GTGTTAAGGAAGTGGCAAAGTGAATGCTCTGACAGAGCGTTGAAAAAATATCAATCCAACTGCTCCCATTTCTTTTGCCAAGCTACACCTGGAGCAGGTAAGACAGTGCTTGCCGCTAATATTGCGTCAAGGTTGTTACAAAGTGACATGGTAGACCTTGTATTGTGCTTCTCACCATCGTTGACGGTTTCTGATGGTATAAAAAGAACCTTTTCGTCGAGACTTAAGTGTACGTTTAATGGTGGCATGGGATCTGTCGGGCAATCTTTAACATACCAATCTATCCAATTCCTCAATGACGAATTTTGGCAAACATTGCGGAATCACAGGGTCTTTGTTGTCTTTGATGAAATACACCATTGCTCTGGCTCTGAGGTTGAAAATGCGAACATTTGGGGGCAGCAAGTTCTCACTAAGATTCAAGGGCTTGCTACTTTTACCCTCGCACTTTCAGGTACACCGTGGCGTTCAGACTCTTTACCCATTGTGATGGGTGAGTACAGCGACCCAGACGGACAGCTTCTTGTCGATTACCAATACACTCTTAAACAAGCTATAGCTGATGGTGTTTGTAGAACGCCCAAAATCGTCTTGGTTGATAATGAACACTTGTCTGTTAGTAGTAGAGAAAAAGTCGAATCCTTTTCATCAATATTAGAGATGCTTAAACAGACAAAAGCATCCTACCAGAGTGTTATTCACAACCAAGAGGCGATGGAATATCTACTCGGTTTAGGATGTGAGCAGCTAGAAAAAGTACGTCTCAGATCACCCAATGCCGGTGGGCTGATTGTTGCAGCTTCGGTTCAACATGCGCAAACAATCAAAGAGATACTATCTCAAAAGTTTGGGCAAACCGTTTCTATCGTCACTTATCGACATGAAGAGCCGCTAGCAGAAATAGAGCGTTATCGACAAAGCGACGCACAATGGATTGTTAGTGTAGGTATGATCAGTGAGGGTACTGATATTCCGCGCCTTCAAGTATGTTGCCATATGAGTTCAGTCAAAACTGAATTGTATTTCAGGCAGGTGCTCGGACGAATACTTCGTGTGAATAATACAATAAACCAACAAGCGTGGTTATTCACTTTTGCAGAGCAAAGCCTGATTGAGTTTTCTGAAAGGATTGAACAGGATATTCCTGAGTCTCGTCTCTATGTAAGTATGGGGAAACCTATCGAAACAGAGTTCTCTGGTCGACGAAATAGCTTAAGTGTCGCGCCTCCGCTTGAGCCCCAAAACAGCGCGAGAACAACAGTATCTTGGGAAAGCAGTACAGAAAGTTCAAATAGTCTCTATGGAGCATTAGGAATGTTTGATGAGCTTCGACTTGGGGCATTTAAGCAGAGAGTGATCTCGGCTTTCTCTTCCATGTAA
- a CDS encoding sterol desaturase family protein, translated as MNIDALINHPEWLLLVLAPLFVVCMLAEYFIAQKQGRLPDNSNYKLSEVMCNFTLAGMHQLSDLLTGLLVVQLYLWLFGWRLMDIEMGVLSFVVLMVLQDFFYYWFHRASHRIRWMWAAHVAHHSSEQMNFSTAFRQSLMYPFAGMWLFWVPLVIIGFDPKWVIFVVLLNLGLQFFVHTQWIRSLGPLEYIFNTPSHHRVHHGKNPQYIDKNYAGVLIIWDKLFGTFEPEVETVRYGVTKPVNSFNPIVVTFQEWKAIFKDLKNRELTMKQKVRLILSPPSD; from the coding sequence ATGAATATCGACGCATTAATCAATCACCCGGAATGGCTACTGCTGGTATTAGCGCCCTTATTCGTGGTGTGCATGTTGGCTGAGTATTTTATCGCTCAGAAGCAAGGTCGACTACCAGACAATTCCAACTATAAACTTTCAGAAGTGATGTGTAACTTCACGCTGGCGGGAATGCATCAACTCTCCGATTTGCTCACTGGGTTATTGGTCGTGCAGCTGTATCTATGGCTGTTTGGTTGGCGCTTAATGGACATTGAAATGGGCGTGCTGAGTTTTGTCGTATTGATGGTGTTACAAGACTTTTTCTATTATTGGTTCCATAGAGCAAGCCATCGTATTCGCTGGATGTGGGCCGCGCACGTCGCGCACCACAGTTCAGAACAGATGAACTTCAGTACGGCTTTCCGTCAGAGTTTGATGTACCCATTCGCAGGCATGTGGCTATTTTGGGTACCGCTCGTCATCATCGGTTTCGACCCTAAATGGGTCATCTTTGTGGTGCTTCTCAATCTAGGTTTGCAGTTCTTCGTCCATACACAATGGATACGAAGCTTGGGGCCACTTGAATACATCTTTAACACCCCTTCGCATCATCGAGTACATCACGGCAAAAACCCGCAATACATCGATAAGAACTACGCCGGTGTTTTGATCATTTGGGATAAATTGTTTGGTACGTTCGAACCGGAAGTTGAAACCGTGCGTTACGGTGTCACCAAACCAGTAAACAGTTTTAACCCGATAGTGGTCACCTTTCAAGAATGGAAGGCCATATTCAAAGATTTGAAGAACCGAGAGCTAACCATGAAACAAAAAGTGCGATTGATACTGTCGCCTCCTTCAGACTAA
- a CDS encoding restriction endonuclease codes for MRQEEWYLFQEQICQHFRSIGAESETNVCLKGVRTEHDVDVYVKTKFLGIDLQWIIEAKHWKRNVNKGHVLALRSIAEDLGVDKAFIVSSSGFQSGAMEAANNTNIKLLTFDQLKEETKGFVESEILKTYETRLDLLENRYWSHSKKIRIKYGLRHHLMDHELRFTGQMLLGVARKALMDASDKNYPIFLGTGHKEHQGELFADNFQQLQNWLNLNFNHFEAKLLASEWEMHKNGDYNPDCILSLSSDETPSKMMAKGMYNAEDDS; via the coding sequence ATGCGACAAGAAGAATGGTATTTATTTCAAGAACAGATATGCCAGCACTTTAGGTCTATCGGTGCTGAATCGGAAACCAACGTTTGTTTGAAAGGTGTAAGAACCGAACATGATGTAGACGTGTATGTAAAAACTAAATTCTTAGGCATTGATTTACAATGGATAATCGAAGCTAAACATTGGAAGCGCAATGTAAACAAGGGACATGTACTTGCACTACGAAGCATTGCTGAAGACTTAGGTGTAGATAAAGCATTTATAGTTTCTAGTAGCGGGTTTCAAAGTGGTGCTATGGAAGCTGCAAATAATACAAATATAAAGTTGCTGACTTTCGACCAACTTAAAGAAGAAACTAAAGGCTTTGTTGAGTCTGAAATACTCAAAACTTACGAAACACGTTTGGATTTGCTAGAAAATAGATATTGGTCTCATTCCAAAAAAATTCGAATTAAATACGGCCTTCGTCATCATTTAATGGACCATGAGCTTAGATTTACAGGTCAAATGTTACTAGGTGTAGCACGTAAAGCGTTGATGGATGCATCAGATAAAAACTATCCAATATTTCTTGGTACAGGACATAAAGAACACCAAGGAGAATTGTTTGCTGACAACTTTCAGCAACTGCAAAACTGGTTGAACCTCAATTTCAATCACTTCGAGGCAAAGCTGTTAGCATCGGAGTGGGAAATGCATAAAAATGGAGATTATAACCCAGACTGTATCTTGTCTTTGAGTAGTGATGAAACTCCGTCAAAAATGATGGCCAAAGGCATGTATAATGCCGAAGATGACAGCTAA
- a CDS encoding FRG domain-containing protein translates to MKYYSLDTIEKVFSFATRFVPENHMVFRGVINSEYELISSVGRLPLLGDSSEELDRERALLEQFKMKSALRVQCQPSNDWEWLSLAQHYGLPTRLLDWSINPLIALYFATAHSPEELYGGKPLSNCAVYGLISHIHIDSSYHIDPLDLTQTLEFYGPSISERLVNQAGLFTVHHEPRKAFDTDKLHKFVIPGELKPQIQSKLGLLGINESTIYPGLDGIAKSLKTEFYNHTTRPLDLEKAPEYMQSQLGGL, encoded by the coding sequence ATGAAATATTATAGTCTGGATACGATAGAAAAAGTCTTTTCGTTTGCCACACGATTTGTCCCAGAGAACCACATGGTTTTTCGAGGAGTAATTAACTCTGAATATGAATTGATTTCCTCTGTCGGTCGCCTGCCATTGCTCGGAGATTCGAGCGAGGAGCTTGATAGAGAAAGGGCGCTATTAGAGCAATTCAAGATGAAGAGTGCGCTGCGAGTACAGTGTCAGCCGTCAAATGACTGGGAATGGCTTAGCTTGGCGCAACACTATGGTTTGCCTACAAGACTTTTAGATTGGAGTATTAACCCTCTAATTGCGTTGTACTTTGCTACAGCTCACTCACCTGAAGAACTATACGGAGGAAAGCCCCTGAGTAACTGTGCGGTGTACGGCCTTATAAGTCATATACACATAGATTCGAGTTATCATATTGACCCACTTGATCTAACTCAAACATTGGAGTTCTATGGGCCAAGCATCTCAGAGCGTCTAGTCAATCAAGCTGGCTTGTTTACTGTTCATCACGAACCTAGAAAGGCATTTGACACTGACAAGTTGCATAAATTTGTTATACCTGGTGAGTTAAAACCTCAAATTCAGTCAAAACTTGGTTTGTTAGGTATTAATGAATCAACTATCTATCCTGGTCTCGATGGTATTGCAAAATCACTTAAAACAGAATTTTACAATCATACTACTCGACCATTAGATCTTGAAAAGGCACCTGAATATATGCAATCGCAACTGGGTGGCTTATAA
- a CDS encoding IS110-like element ISVisp6 family transposase: MSDYSYFCGIDLAKNHFSLHAVDQNGKVILHKSVTRSKLLTTIANMPLMRIGVEACGGAHYWARTLNKLGHDARIMAVKYVIPYRTKGKNDLNDAVAICEAVQRPSTRFVPVKSPEQQAILSVHRMREHWVRERTALMNRMRALLSEFGLTIPVGRSSLMKQVPLMLEDAENELPHLARTVIADAYRHLGELNQRIADTEQVFDSFAKVSTNVQRVMKVRGIGPQTATAILASIGNGSQFDKSRDFSAWLGLVPKQYSTGGKPRLGRITKHGDKYLRTLLVHGARTVIANLGDKQDKLSQWCRGVLERRGMNRAIVALAAKNARIIWSLLHNQTEYENYAA; this comes from the coding sequence ATGTCTGATTATTCTTATTTCTGCGGTATCGACCTAGCTAAAAACCACTTTAGTCTTCATGCCGTAGACCAAAATGGTAAGGTCATACTTCATAAGTCGGTAACTCGCTCTAAACTACTGACTACAATAGCAAATATGCCACTCATGCGTATAGGCGTTGAAGCGTGTGGTGGTGCACATTATTGGGCAAGAACACTCAATAAACTCGGGCACGACGCCCGCATTATGGCTGTTAAATACGTAATTCCTTATCGAACTAAGGGAAAGAACGACCTTAATGATGCTGTTGCTATCTGCGAAGCTGTTCAGCGACCATCTACTCGCTTTGTGCCTGTAAAATCCCCCGAGCAACAAGCCATCTTATCGGTACATAGAATGAGAGAGCATTGGGTTCGTGAGCGCACCGCGCTTATGAATCGCATGCGTGCCCTACTTTCTGAGTTCGGGTTAACCATTCCTGTTGGCCGCTCTTCATTAATGAAACAGGTTCCCTTAATGCTGGAAGACGCAGAAAATGAACTACCACACCTCGCGAGAACAGTGATTGCCGATGCTTATCGCCACCTTGGTGAATTGAATCAACGTATCGCCGATACTGAACAAGTCTTCGATTCTTTTGCTAAGGTCAGCACTAATGTTCAACGAGTGATGAAAGTTCGGGGCATTGGACCGCAAACCGCTACTGCGATACTTGCTTCGATAGGTAACGGCTCTCAATTTGATAAAAGCCGTGATTTCTCTGCTTGGCTAGGACTCGTACCAAAACAATATTCGACGGGAGGAAAGCCACGCTTAGGTCGGATAACCAAACATGGCGATAAATACTTACGAACACTATTAGTTCATGGCGCAAGGACCGTAATTGCCAACCTTGGCGACAAGCAAGATAAGTTAAGTCAGTGGTGTCGAGGCGTTCTAGAACGAAGAGGAATGAACCGAGCGATAGTGGCACTTGCCGCGAAGAACGCACGAATTATATGGTCGCTTTTACACAATCAAACAGAATACGAAAACTATGCTGCTTAA